The Athene noctua chromosome 16, bAthNoc1.hap1.1, whole genome shotgun sequence genomic interval TTAACAGCTCATTGGTCTTTGTTAAGTGAGGGGAACAGGGAGTTGGCCTGTGCTAATCATTCCACAAACAGAACAGAATTAAGTTGCATCACATATATAATAGACACACATTctaagaattaaaatattaagcCACATTTACTGGAAAAATCCACAGTATATAACACAAATAACTCTTATCAAGCTCGTTGAGGAGGAAGTGCTCATCTGCTTAAGAGCCACATTAAGTTGCATAGGTGCCTATCTGCAAAAATATCATTTCAAAATGAATCAATTGATTAAGCAATAAAGTGTCACCTTAAAAGCTGGATTAAGTGCCATATGCTTTCTCTCTGATCCCCGGGAAAGCGCCGGCTTCCCAAAGAGCCAACTCCTGCCTCGATTCGGAGCCCCCCGCCTCCCGGGGGACCACGCTCCCACCCTCCCCACAAGCCGCTTGCACCAGGCCGGTTCACCACGGCCCCGTCAGGCTGATGGGTGCCTCCCCGCTCGCTTCCTTGCAAACCCCCTTGGCCCGAGCGCTCCCCTGCGCTGGTCGAGCCCTACACTGAGCTGGGCAGCATCCCCCCCCCGGCctgggagggcaggaggaggaggatggtgaaCCGGCAGCACGGGGCGGCTCTGCCTGTTGGAGTTCTGGTGCCCCAGTTAAGTGACCTCCGGATCAGCTTCGGGTCAAACTGCGGCCGATCCGTACATCggctactggaaaaaaaaaagagaaaaaaaaaaaagaaaaaaaaatacaatagctTGTGCAAACCCCAAAATTGCTTAAAGGGCGTTTCAATTTTGTGGGGGTCTTCCTTAGGGCAGGTGCGTGTGTCAGTGGGTGAGTGAAGCTGTGGCTTGGTTAAGCAGACGAACTGGGTGAGGTGCATCTTCCTCTTCAACAGCAGGTCTTGCAGAACAGACAGGGGCCGGGAGATCTGTACATGTAAACAGTACACTTTCACTGAGTCCAAAATTAGGAGCAAAAATACAAAGGTTCACATTGGTCTTAGGTAGATACAGGCGAAGAACTGAGCTGTACAGCTCcgaaacaaccaaacaaaagttTCTAAAGCACCactaaattatataaaaatcagACCATGGACGGATTGTAGTTGGTATTCTGGTGAAATACTATGCTACCTTGTAAAAAGTTTTACAAAAAATTACAAATCAAAAGTATATTAACCCTCTGAgttcaaagcagcattttttttttttttttttttttttcatgaactgGTACTAAATCCGACGGCCACTCGTGGGAGGGAAGTGGCCCTTTGGATCGGGGAGGTACAAGTTACGTCTGCTCGCGATCCCGGGAACGCTCTCCCATGTAGAAACACCGTCATGGGAACCGCACATCCAGGGCAGGATGgttgtgtttaaaattaaattaaattaaattaaaaaacaaaaatctattttctcGACCAGTGATTAGCTTTTCttaaacaaaaccaagaacatcCAGACCATCTGCTAACCCAGCATTCTCCTTCCACCTCTCAGAAATATCTGCAAAGCCGGTGTATTCTGCTCCTGCTCGTGCCTTCTCGTTGAGAACCCGGACTAGCGATTCCTGACCCCGTCCTGCCTAGGGAGAGCGCAGGGATGTGGCTGTGAAACAGTCCCGGAGCACAGAAGAGCCGCAACTGAGCACGGATCAGCTGAAGAGCACTGAGATGTCTGCGGAGCTCGCTCCAAAGAAACGATAAAGCTGTGgctcagcaaaaaaaaaaaaaaaaaaaagaaaagaaaaaaaaaaagaaaaaaaaaaagatccctgACAGAAATTCATAGTCAATCCCATTTGCTTCATAACTTGTCACAGATGTGGCTGTCACCGGGGCTTTGGGAATCTGAGTCTGTACCATTCGGCTGCAAGTTATGAACATCAGGCCAGGGGAGACTGTTGGGAACCTTCCTGTGCCACCATGAGCCTCATCTGTCTTCTACAGCAGTTTAACAAAGTGTAAGAGCTACTAAACTTCAATACATGCTAAGACAAGTTCAAAGGTGATCTGGTAACAACAGCTAAAACTTGTATAAATAAAACTCTAAACGAACTGTAGCTGATGGCGATCTGTCCGTAAGCCCCTGGGTCACCTCTTTTTCAGTAAACTGGATGGCAAAGTTATGGCTAAAACGTTCTCGATGGCCTCTGACGGGAGGGAGGCACCGACTCGGGTGGGATGTCGCAGAGAGAGAATTCCGGGACAGCGattgtctctgcctctccttccttaaCGTTAAGACTTTCACAAATGGCTGCGGTTACATATTTTGCCAAAGGTTTGTTACTTCATGGTAttcacacaaaaataaatatttacataaattcCAAGTATGGGAGGATGCGGTGGACAAACCAAGCAGGCTTGTGAAGTGCTGGGGAAAGCGTGAGTCTGAACCCTGGCCTGGGGGGGCTGGTGTCCcgggctgggccccccccccccccctccccaacactCTCCTGCCTGCCGCGGGCAGGGGGGGTCGGGGCGCTGGGCCCAGGCGCCGCGACGCTCCCGGGTCCAGCATCGGCTCGGGTCTAACAGCCACCACCTCATCTCTGCACGGACACCCCGCCGGCGCCCGCCGGCCAGGGGCTGGGTCCCTTTTCTCCAGACGCTACGGAAGGTTTCGGGGTTGGGGAAAACAGTCAATGCAACGGTTCATCCCGTGTGCTGCCGGGCCAGGCAAGCCTGTCCTCCGGAGCCGGTGGCTTTCGCTGTGCTAAGAGCAGGGTGGAGGTTTTGCTTCTcttccagtgtgtgtgtgttgggtaCGGTCGGGTGTAAACGCGACGGAGACGAACCGCCCGGGTCcgctcccggggggggggacggaccgGCCGCTGCCTCCTCTGACAGCTCCAGCCCCCGCCCGCGGCGTCAGCCCCCACCGAGCCTCCGTCCGCCTGCTCAGAGCGGCCCAAAAAGAAGAAACCAGCTGGTTCCAAAGAGAGAAAGCATCTACCTTGGAAAGGAGCGTAGCGGGGTGACCCCCGCGGCGCTGGCGTGGGGGCGCGGGGCCCCGTTGCATTGCTGGGGGCAGCTCGGCAGCGCCCGAGCGCAGTCCCTGGGTTTAGCAGCACTGGTAGTAGGTATTGCACTGAGCAAAACGAAGTGCattattgggggggggtggggggtggtcaCGGGGCAGAATGGTCATCGGACTACGGTTTTTCCACACTTTGGGAATTGTGGGCTTGTTCCAGGACTGCGCGGAGGCTCCTGGGCCCTGGAGGGGGACTCTGCCAGTTGTGCTGCTGAGTGGGGCCCGTCTCCATCTTCCGCCGAGCAGCCAGCGCCGGGCCCTGCCGGCAGCCCCGGCCTGGGGGTTTGGTTTTACTACGGCCCTGCGGCTCCTCAGCGGTTTCTCCTCCTGGTGCCACCCCCGGGCTGGGTTCAGACGCTCTGGAGCCAGCGGCAGCGGGACCCTGGCGGACCCGCTGGATCTGCCGGGTGGGCTCcagcccccgcggccgccgcacTCGCCGGCCCCAGCACCGGCTCAGCCAGTCCTGGAAGAAGCCCACAATGGAGTGTGAGGTAGAGTACGGATGGTGACCGCAAGACAGTGTTTCTCTggtatttccttccttccttctcttatCTGCAATGACTGAAATGAGTGCGAGATGTCCTTCTAGCCGGAGGTCTGCCGAGCTTGCTGAGTCTCTGCGGGAGGTTTAGACCCCACTGCTGCTACAGGGCCGCTTAGCACGAAGGTCTAAGCAGGACACGTGCTTGCTCCGCTGGTCGGCTGCCACCTACGCTCACGGAGGCTGAGCAGCCTCCAAGTCTAGGGCTGGATGGCAAACTTGCTCCCTGCGGGACAAGGGCTCcccagagaaacaggcagagctgcctggcaaTTAGTAGTGTAGTGATATGGAATGTGTTATTTCACAGGAATAAATTCCTTCTGATCAGACAGACAAAAAACTGGCAATCTGTACAAACTCAAAAGaatccattttcagaaaaataaattactaaggGGAGAGGAGGGTCCATTTCTCAATAAATATGTGATTCAGCTCACCTAAGACTTGGAAATTATCTGGGGACAGGAATCTAACATTTGGGTCCACAAAGGTTATTCTAAATACATCTGCAGCCCCAAACCTCCCCAGGCTCCCTTCTGCCCTTCAAAGTCCCACATCCTTCCAAGCCGCAGGTTTGGCTTCTGGTCGGCCGGACGCACGGGTGTTGGTACGGTTCAAAAACGTGTCCTTGTGCCTGAAGTCCCAGGTGCTTGGagtgtaaaagaaaaacaggtcTTTTGGATTCCACCTTCTAAAACTACATGTACCCGCCGCTTCACAGGAGGACGATGGTGGTCCTGAGCAGGACACCGCTGGGAGCCTctttctagcaggtataaattgTCTTCTCGACAGAGGAGCGATGCAGACACAGGGAGTCAGTTCTGCTGTAAAATGAGGTTTTCCAGTTCGTCTGCGGATCGAAGCAGAAACGCCGCCGACTCTCGGTAGCCGGCGATGAGCTGCCGCACTGCGCTGATCTCcgtggggctgagctgggcagccTGCATTCCCCTGCTGGTGCTGTTGGAGGGGGCCGTGCTGGAGGCCCCACCTTTCATGCTGAGATCGGTCGGACCTGCCGAGGGAAAGCGAGAGGGAAGCTCAGGCAGAGGGGCCTTGCCCAGGGCCGTCCTGCTCCTGCCACGGCGAAATCCCCAGCGGGAGCCAGCAGGAAGGTCCCTGCAAAGAGCGGTGCCCCTGAACACGGAAAAAGCCAGCGCAGGCAAGTCGCTGCCTCTGCAACAGCCACACGGAAAGAGATTTGAGGGTCAACGTGACAAAAACCCCGTCCCGGAGCCTGGCCCAGCCGCTCTGCGAAGGGAGAGTCTGGGGCTGCGCTCTGCCAGGAGCTAAACCAGCGCCCGAGGGAACCGGCCCCACCACAAACATCTCCCAGGGTCTGCCTTTCCCTCTGCACAGGGTGCGTGTCCCCGGTTCAGGGCTGGGGAACCCCCCGGGCCCgtggccagccctgccctgccggtTCGTGCTCGGCTGCGGATCAACGCCGGAGGGGGGCAAACGCTCTCCCTAGGCTGCACATTTCTGTGGCTCAGTCCATAAATGAAATGAAATCCTGCAAAATTTATGATCTGCCCGGCAGGCAGGGATAATTTTCTCTCCTAAGGCTGTCTCTGCTCCACCTCTACCGCACGCAAGCGGCTTCTGGCCACCTGCGTGTGTCCCCTCTGCAGAACAGGGCAcgcccctgccccagctcccaaCCCCCCCGTGTCGCTACAGATCTTAAACCTGCAAAAAGTCAGGAAATTATCGAGGCCCAGGAAACTGCCAGCCACTGCTCCGCGTCCACAACCAGGCATGTGCAGCCCGTTCGGGTGAAAAACTGCAGGAGGAAAGCTGGTACGGAGCTTGGAGCGACGCGGGGGCGAAGCTGGACTGAGCTTTGCGCTGGACTAAGAGAAGCCAGACAAGGTGTGAGAAGCACACACGCAGGTAGAAATGGGCAGGAAAGCTGTGCGCTGAGATGTGGCAGCAGCAAAGAGGAGGCAGGCGAGGCTGCAGCCTGGGGgtaaggagaaagagaagacacTGAACTCATTAATCCCCTGCGGCTGCTGGAGCCGTGGGTGAGGCTGGGGAAAGGCTTCAGGGGGGCCGAGCTCTGCCGGGTGGCCCGAGGTGGCCGCGGGACACGCAGGAAGGTGGAACCAGGGCGGGAGAGTCGAGCAGGACCCGACGGGGAGCGAGGAGGCCCaggagtgggagggaggaggaggaggaggaggaggaggaggaggaggaggaggaggaggaggaggcagctctcCTGCGAAAGCAATTTCACTGGGCAGAAAAGGCAGCAGTAAACGGAGCCCGTTTCCCGGCTCAGCAAGGGAAACCCCCTTGGGTGGGGGATGGAGGAGACGCTTGCAGGCAGCAAAGTGCCGCCGGTTCCTGCTCACGGGGAGGGGGAGGCCCAGCGCCTCGCAGCGCCACGGCTGCACGCTCCTGCCTCGGGTGGAGCGGGCAAGAGCTTGGGCAAAGGGGAAGAAATAAATGTGAAGTAGAGGTTTAAAAATCCATCAGAAAGAAGCAAGGTGCTGCCGTGTGCCCGACCGCTGCTCCGGAGGGGAACCACGGCCACCTCGGGGGCTGCCGGGATTAGGGCTCGGCAGCTGGAGGCTGGGGCGGGATCTTTATTCAGGGTTAAGAAGCATTAGGAAGGGATGATAAGAGTTAATCCCAGACAGGCATCTCTCAGGGCTCCGGAAATCACATCCTTCCAAATCCTCACTCCCCTcggggtgggcaggggcagggcaggagcccaGGGAGCGCTGGGGCAAGTGAAGGCAACCTGGAGATTGCCGAAGGACTGGCTGAGGACCAGCGTGGGCTCCAGCCTCTCCTGCCACCACTGCGGGAGGGCAaagctggggggctgctgcccctttgccccatccccagctccctcGCCTGGGTGCCAGGGAGTCACCAGGTACCCCAGGGCCTCCCCCCGTGCCCAGCTTGGCCCCAGCTACTCCGCTCCGGCCACTCCAGCCCTGCCTGTTGTCCCCTTCCACCTTCCCGCTCTGCAGCCTCAGCCCTGTTCTCTCAGCTGCCTCTCCCCcgcggcccccagcccctctctgccctCCCGAGCTGCGGCAGGAGCCGGCTGTGCCCTGGGTGCTGCCGCGGAGCCCCCAAACTTCTCCAGCCCCGACCCCGTCCCTGTCTCCGAGCGGCCGGCGCAGGCTGGGAAGGGAACAGCTCATACCAGCACTGAGATCAGGGCAGCGATAGGCGCCCGCTCCTGTTAATAATTAATAGCTTGTacagattctctttttttttaagtgacactCCTTCCCTCCACCAGTGCCACCTAGACCGTCCTTCCAAGTTCAGTTCAACAATTAACCGCCCGCTGACGAGGGGAGCTCAGCAGCCGGGCAGAGCCCTCCGCTGGCAGCAGGGAAGCCCACGACGCGCTGCACGGGCACGGTGATGGCTGCGTGGGCTCCCCCCCCGTGGCCCCGGTGCAGCGTGTGGCCACTTACCGTTACTGTGGTTGCCCGTCTGGAGCGAGGCgggtggctgcaggctgccccCCAGGGACCCGTAGCCACGGTAGCTGTAGTTCAGGCTTCCATTGATGTAGACCGGGTCTTGGGAGTAAGATGAAGCTGGCAGTGAGTAGGAGGAGTGGGTGATGGCTGTGGAGTCTCTGGAGTGCTGCTTGTCTAGAGCGATCGGCTCGTCCTGCACGGGGGAAACACGGACTTACTCCAGCGAGGAGCCCAGCCGTGCTCCGCCTGGTGTCCCGCGGCTGCAGCGTGTCCAGCCCGAACCAGCGTCCCCATCCCCGCCGGCCTGCGTCTCAGAACACACCACGGGGACCCGTCCTGCAGCCCTCTGACTTGTAGGAAGACTTTTAAAAACGCTTCGCCAAACTGCTCAGAACCGTCTCTCCTTCTCCCCGCCCGCCGCAGGACGCCCCGGCCCTCGCCCGCCCTCACCCGCCGTACCTGGGAGGTCTGGTAGATCTCCAGCCGCATCCTCTTGGCCGCTTTCCGCGTTTCGCTCTCGCAGGCGGCGGCCAGGATGTTCTCTGCCATGGCCGAGGTCAGGTGCGGCGGCGTGGGCCTGGTCTGCAGGGACAGAAGCAGAGAAGAGGCTctcaggggggtccccgggagcggtggcgggcggcggggcggcggggcggccgctcACCATCTCCATCCCGTTCTTCTTCATGCGGCGGCAGGACTTGAGGTAGGTGCGGATGCGCTTGCGCGCCCGCTCCTGGAACTCGGGGAACTGCCGGCTGCAGGACTCGATGATGGCCTGGATCTTCTCCTTGGGCTGCTTGGAGATGGGAACCATCCGGTCCAGGTTCTCATCCACGAAAAGGCGCACGAACATCTGCAAAGGAGAAGAGAGACGGTGGGACGCCGAGACGGGAGGTGGGTGGGCTCAGCCTCCCTCGGAGCCCTCCTTACATTGAAGGCTTTTAGCCTCTCCGGGTCCATCCCCTCCGAGTCATTTATCTTATCGTTGTCCTCGTGGTCGTCGTGGTCATCATCATCCTCGTCGGCCGTGGGGGCCCTGCCCACGGTCAGGTCCTCGGGGCAGCCGCTCACCTCTGTCTTGATGGAGTCGTAGCTGCCGGAGCTGTACGGAGGGGACTGAGAGGAGACGGGGGTTACCACGAGCAGCCCTGacctgcccacccctgcccagggCGCGAGGAAAGAGCCTTTCccctcagctccctgctcctGGCCCCCATCCCGATGCCCCCCTGCAACCCGGGGAGGTGAACCCGCCGCCAGGCTCCCCCGAGCTCCTGCCTGCTCGGGGCAAGGGGGAGATGTGGTGGCCTCATGGAGCCTGTGATGGCCACAAGTGCAGGCAACGTGGCTCCGGCCCAGCGGCTCTCCCAGACCACCCCCCCCTCTGCCCGCCGCTGGCTCGGCCCTTGGGCCAGCCTCTGCCGAGCAGCCGCGGCCCCGAGGCCGGAGCAGTGGCGGCGGGCGAGCGCGGTGCTCACCCGTCTGTCCCTCCCTGCCAGGGAAACGCTCCCGgcgctgctgcccctgccccgagATTTCCTGGCGCAGGGACAGGAGCCGCATCCCGGCCCGGCCTCGGCTGCCTCACACGGGGTTGTCCCCGCTGTGCCGTGTCCCATGCCcggtcccggcagccccggcagcccgggcCGTACCTCGGCCGTGGTCTTCACGGCGTACTTGACCCTGCTGCGCAGCCCGTCGGCGCTGCAGCTGTCCGACTGGTAGGAAGGGGTGACGTGGGCAGGCGCCAGCTTGTCGCAGAGGTTGATGGGCTGGTCGTCGGCGGAGGCCGTGAAGTCCATGGGGGCCGCGGTGCCATTGCCGTTCATCTCGGGGAAGGCGCTGTCGCCCTGCGTGCTGCTGGAGGTGGAGGGGTTCAGGGTGGAGGAGCCATTCCCGCTGCAGCTCTCTGACGAGGAGTCATCTGCAAGGGAGAAGGACGGACGGTCACCCCCGAGGTGCCCGCCGCCGCGCCAGCTGCCCCAGCCCGCCTGCGGGGCTGCTCCGGGCTCACCGGGCGGGCGAGGTGCCATCGGTGCCGTCGGTGCCGCCGGGAGCCAGGGGGGCACAGCCGCGCTGCGGGCCCTGGGACGCGGCCGCTGGCGGTACAGCCGCGGGCGCCCACCGTGGCAGGGCCATTGTCACACGGCTCCGCTCTGGACGCCGCTGTGCCCCGCACCCCGGCCACCCATCCCTCTGGGAGGGGACGGTCCCCGATGCCTCCGCCCTGGGCCGCAGTGCCTGGGCTTGAATAAGAACTTTGGAATTTGGTCCTTTTCGGTCTCTGTTTGCATtgcagggaggagaaa includes:
- the NOL4L gene encoding nucleolar protein 4-like isoform X1, with protein sequence MPKPPLLLRGSRPGDSELGRQFRDWCLRTYGDSAKTKTVTRSKYQRIAEVLQGGSGSGGGSGGGEKGKFQFWVRSKGFRLGNGTREATKMGQVVVYVPVKTGTGADGLSEPEGISLKRVAVVEDFFDIIYSMHVESSSEPGKAPKHAGQKKTYRAIAETYAFLPREAVTRFLMSCTECQKRMHFNSNGLEPKESEPPSSLVSGIIDYNMPLTSTYLKQMKLRVMNSQEQDETSVSSEDFDMNDSTWISADQHLNSSLSPSQDESMRSPQNLHGHEDDDSSSESCSGNGSSTLNPSTSSSTQGDSAFPEMNGNGTAAPMDFTASADDQPINLCDKLAPAHVTPSYQSDSCSADGLRSRVKYAVKTTAESPPYSSGSYDSIKTEVSGCPEDLTVGRAPTADEDDDDHDDHEDNDKINDSEGMDPERLKAFNMFVRLFVDENLDRMVPISKQPKEKIQAIIESCSRQFPEFQERARKRIRTYLKSCRRMKKNGMEMTRPTPPHLTSAMAENILAAACESETRKAAKRMRLEIYQTSQDEPIALDKQHSRDSTAITHSSYSLPASSYSQDPVYINGSLNYSYRGYGSLGGSLQPPASLQTGNHSNGPTDLSMKGGASSTAPSNSTSRGMQAAQLSPTEISAVRQLIAGYRESAAFLLRSADELENLILQQN
- the NOL4L gene encoding nucleolar protein 4-like isoform X2; this encodes MNDSTWISADQHLNSSLSPSQDESMRSPQNLHGHEDDDSSSESCSGNGSSTLNPSTSSSTQGDSAFPEMNGNGTAAPMDFTASADDQPINLCDKLAPAHVTPSYQSDSCSADGLRSRVKYAVKTTAESPPYSSGSYDSIKTEVSGCPEDLTVGRAPTADEDDDDHDDHEDNDKINDSEGMDPERLKAFNMFVRLFVDENLDRMVPISKQPKEKIQAIIESCSRQFPEFQERARKRIRTYLKSCRRMKKNGMEMTRPTPPHLTSAMAENILAAACESETRKAAKRMRLEIYQTSQDEPIALDKQHSRDSTAITHSSYSLPASSYSQDPVYINGSLNYSYRGYGSLGGSLQPPASLQTGNHSNGPTDLSMKGGASSTAPSNSTSRGMQAAQLSPTEISAVRQLIAGYRESAAFLLRSADELENLILQQN